Within Vannielia litorea, the genomic segment GAGCCGGGGCTGCGGCGCGGCGCGCAGGTGTCGATCGCGCTCAGCATCGCCTGGGCGGTGGTGACGCTGGCGGCCTACCTGGCCTTCCCGGCCTTCCTGATCGGGCTCTTCGTGGACCCGGCGGAACCGGCGCGGGACGCGATATTGGCCACCGGCGTGGGGCTCTTGGCCATGGCGGCGCTGTTCCAGCTTTTCGACGGGGCGCAGGTGACGGCGATGGGCCTGCTGCGCGGCGTGCAGGACATGCGGGTGCCGATGTGGATCGCCGCCGTTTCCTACTGGGGCGTCGGCGCACCGCTGGCCTGGGCGCTGGGCTTTCCGGCGGGCTACGGCGGGATGGGCGTGTGGTTCGGCCTCGCCATGGGGCTGGCGACGGCGGGGGTGCTGCTTTTGTGGCGGTTCTGGGCGCGGTCGGTGAAGATCGGCGAGCTGCTGCCGGGCGCGGCGGCCTCGGCCTGAGGGCCGCGGCCCTTCCGCCCTCCGGCAAGCGGTGCTAGGCATGTGCCGCAACGGTAGCGCGGAGGCCCCCCGATGAGTGACAACGCACCCAAGGACCACCTGGGCAGCCTGTTGCGGCGCTTGCAGGGCCGGATCTTCGCCGTCATCGACGGGGCGCATTTTGACGACCTGCCGGGCCGGATCCGGGATGTGGGCCTGGAGGCGCTGCCGCTGTTCACCGACGAGATCGACCTGCCCGCGCTGGGCCGGGGGCCGCATCTGGTGGCCTGTCCGAACCTCTTTGCGGTGGAGCAGGTGACGGATGTCTGCGCGGGCGTTCCCGCCGTGGTCTGGTGGGACTGGCCGGACCAGGGGGTGAAGACGGCGGACAACATCTTTGCCCATCTGCGGCGGTTGAACCTGGTGGAGATCCCGGCCAACCGCGCCGAGCCGATCATCGGGCGCCGCCAGGTGGGCGCGGTGGACCGGAGCGCGGGCTGGGAGACGGTGCTGTTCCGGCATGGCGACCCCAACGTGATGTCGCTGCTGATCCCGGTGCTGGACGAGGCGCAGCGGGGGCAGCTCTTTGGCGCGGCGCTCTCGGTGGCGATGCAGCCGCCGGGCGGCGAGGTGACCCACACCACCAACCCCAGCCACAACGCCCCGCCGGGCTTTGGCCGGCTGCGTCTGTCGGCGGCGCAATATGACGAGCTGGCGGGCCATCACGGGCGCGGCCTGCGGCGGCGGGCGATCAACGAGCTGGCCGCCGACATGCCGGGCCGGACCCCGGAGGAGCGCGCCGCGCGGGTTGCGGATGCCTACGACCGGGCCGAGAGCTTTGGCTGCATGACGCTCGACCAGATCTGGGAGTTCATCCATCTCGACAAGCGCTGGGGCGCGCGGTTCGAGCAGGCCAAGGGGCACGAGAAGGTGCTGGAGGCGCTGCGGATGGCCGATGCCAGCGCCGAGGAGCGGCTGTGGCGGGCCGAGATGGAGCTGGGTTTCGCCAAGTAGGCGGGCCGCTCTTCGGGGCCTTTCCTGCGGCGCGGCCGCTCATCGCGGGCTTGCGCGGTGAGACGGGTTGCGGCACGATGGGGCATGGGCCCGGCGTTCGGGCCATGGAGTTTTGATGCCAGAGACTGCATGAGGTCGCCGCCCCGCGCGGGTGGCAGCTGAGAGAAGGGACAGGCCCCGGGAGGGTCTGCTCGATCTTTTGTGCAATCCAGAGACATCCATGAACATTTCGAAAGACGAACAGCGGGCGCTGCATGTGCTGGCCCGCGGTGGCGTGATCCGCCATGAGCGGGGTGCGGGCGGCAAGGTGCTGGACGTGACCTGCTTCACCCATGACGGGCTGGTGCTGGAGGGCTGCGGCCTCGCGCTCTTCCAGCGGCTGCGCAAGCGGGGCTTCATCGAGAGCCGGGGCGGTGCGCCCTATCGGATCTCGCGCAGGGGGCGCCGCGCGGTGCGGGCGCAGCCGGACAATGCAGCCTGAGGAGCGCCGGATGGAGATCAGGGACGAGCGGCCGCAAGAGGCCGGAGCGATCGGGGCGCTGGTGACGGCGGCCTTCGCGGGCAAGGCCTATTCCGACGGCACCGAAGCGGCGCTCTTGGCCGGGCTGCGGGACAGCGGCGCGCTGGTGCTCTCGCTGGTGGCCGCAGAACCGGGCGGCCTTCTGGGGCAGGTCGCGGCCTCGGAGGTGCGGCTGGGCGGGCGCAGCGGTTGGGTCGGGATCGGCCCGGTCGCCGTGCGGCCCGACCGGCAGCGTGAGGGCATCGGCTCGGGTCTGATGCGGGCCGCCCTGGCGCGGCTCGCGGCAGCGGGGTTTGACGGGGCGGTGCTGGTGGGGGATCCGGGCTACTACGGCCGCTTCGGCTTTGCCCCGCGCGAGGGGCTGACCTCGCCGGGGCTGCCGACGCACCATGTCATGGGCCTCGGCTTTGGCGTCACCGCGCCGCGCGGTGAGATCCGCTGGCACCCGGCCTTCGACACGGGCCGGGGCTGACGGGGATGTGGCGAAGCCCTCAGGGGCTTCGCCCGGGCTCCGGACGCCTGCTCAGGAGAGCAGTTCGTCTTCGGTGATGACCTCGTCGGTGGGCAGCACTTCGACGCCGTTCGCGTCGACCACCGGCGCCTTGGGCGCCTCGGCGGCGGGCGGCGTCACGCAGCCGGCGAGGGCGAGCGCGAGCAGGAGAGGCAGCGTCTTGCGGATCATGGGGGTCCCTTTCAAAGTGATAAACGATGCATGGCCGCAGATTGGCAGGAAAGCCGGGGGCAGGCAACAGGCGGCGGCCGCTCAGCCCTCGCCCTTCGCGCGCATCAGCCGATCGGCCTTCTTGCGGACGAGCACGGAGCGCAGGTCGTGCATGGCCAGCAGCAGGGCGTCGGTGACCTCTTCGAGCTGGTCGTCCTCGGCCTTGGACTGGACCCATTGGGTGGTGATGTTGAGGTAGTCGACCGCGCGGTGGATGTCGTCGATGTCACGACGGGCGAGCAGGGCGGTGCGCTCGGTCATCCACGCGGTGATGGCGGCGACGTCTTCTTCGGAGAGCTGGTGATCGCCGTGCGGCTTGACCTCGCCGTTCCTGATGTTGATGACCGCGATCTGGTCCATCTCGATGCGGCGCTGGCGGTTCTCGGTGTCGACCCGGAAGGCGACGGCCCCGTTCTCGCGCACGCGGAAGTAATAGTCCGGCAAATCGCCTGCCATCGGCCTCGTGTCCCTTGTTGTGCCAGAAGGGATAGCAGGGGGCGGGGCGGGGCGCCAGATGCCGGGAAAAGCCGGGCGCGGGGAGGGGGGCGGAGCGGCGGGCAGGAAAAAGGCCCGGCGCAGCGCCGGGCCTTTAGGGGTCGGGATGCGGCGGCGCTTATTTCAGACCGGCGCAGAAGGCCTGGATGCGGGTGCAGGCTTCTTTCAGGTTCTCATCCGACGTGGCGTAGCTGACGCGGAAGTTGGGCGAGAGGCCGAAGGCGGCGCCGAAGACGGCGGCAACGCCCTTTTCTTCGAGCAGGGCGGTGCAGAAGTCCTCGTCATTCGAGATCAGCTTGCCGCCCTCGGTGGTCTTGCCGATGCAGCCGGCGACATCGGGGTAGACGTAGAAGGCGCCCTCGGGGGTGGCGCAGGTGATGCCCTCGGCCGCGTTGAGCATGGTCACCACGAGATCGCGCCGGCGCTTGAAGGTCTCGTTGTTGGCAGCGATGAAATCCTGCGGGCCGTTCAGCGCCTCGACGGCGGCGTATTGCGAGACCGAGCAGGGGTTGGAGGTGCTTTGCGACTGGATCTTGCGCATGGCCGCGATCAGCTCCTTCGGCCCGGCGGCATAGCCGATGCGCCAGCCGGTCATCGCGTAGGCCTTGCTGACGCCGTTGACCGTGAGGGTGCGATCGTAGAGCCGGGGCTCGACCTGGGCCGGAGTGCAGAACTCGAAGCCGTCGTAGACGAGGTGCTCGTACATGTCGTCGGTCATCACCCAGACGTGGGGGTGCTTCAGCAGCACGTCGGTCAGCGCCTTAAGCTCGTCCCAGGTGTAGCCCGCGCCGGTGGGGTTGGAGGGCGAGTTGAAGATGAGCCACTTGGTCTTGGGCGTGATCGCCGCCTCCAGCGCTTCGGGGGTCAGCTTGAAGGCGGTATCGGCCCCGGCGGGCGCGATCACCGGGGTGCCGCCCGCGAGCAGGGTCATGTCGGGGTAGCTGACCCAGTAGGGCGCGGGGATCACAACCTCGTCGCCGGGGTTGAGCGTGGCCATCAGCGCGTTGTAGAGGATCTGCTTGCCCCCGGTTCCGACGGAGACCTGCGCGGGGGTATAGTCGAGCCCGTTGTCGCGCTTCAGCTTGGCGCAGATTGCCGCTTTCAGCTCGGGAATGCCGTCAACGGCTGTATATTTGGTGCGGCCCTCTGTTATAGCCTTGATGCCCGCCTGCTTGATGTTGTCGGGCGTGTCGAAATCGGGCTCCCCCGCGCCGAGGCCGATGACATCCTTGCCGGCGGCCTTGAGCTCGGCGGCGAGGTTGGAGACGGCGATGGTGGGCGAGGGCTTCACGCGGGAGAGCGTGTCGGAGAGGAAGGCCATTGATGGGCTCCGGGGCTGTGTGCGGACGGGGCCGAGTAGTAGGCCCGGGCCGCGTGGCGTTCAAGCGCCAAAGGGCTTGGGACGGAGAGGATTCGAGATGGAAAGCGAGACAGGCGGCTGGTTTGACGCCGAGACGGCAACCTTCGGCGACCGGGTGGCGGGCGCGCGCGAGGCGATGGGCTGGAGCCAGAAGCAACTGGCCGAGCGGCTGGGCGTGAAGGCCAAGACGGTGCGGCAATGGGAGAACGACTCGGCCGAGCCACGGGCGAACAAATTGCAGATGCTGGCGGGGATGCTGGGCGTGTCGATGCGCTGGCTGCTCTCGGGCGAGGGGCCGGGGATAGAGGCCCCGCTGCCGGAGGGCGTGGTGCCAGCCACGGCGCCGGCGGAACTGGCCGGTCTGCTGGCCGAGATCCGCGCGGTGCGCGGCGAGATGGTGCTGCAGGCGCAGCGGCTGGAGCGGCTGGAGCAGCGGCTCGCGGTGGCGCTGGAGGCGACGCAATGAGCGAGCCGCGGGAGGTTCGGCTCAAGCGGCTGAAGATTCGGGCCTGGCGGCGGGGCATCAAGGAGATGGACCTGCTGCTGGGCGGCTTTGCCGACCGCGAGATGGCGGATCTGTCGGCGGCCGAACTCGATGCCTTCGAGGCGCTGATGGAGGAGGCCGACCAGGACCTGCTGCGTTGGGTGACCGGGCTGGAGCCCGCGCCGGAGGGGCATTTGCCGATGCTGCGGCGGGTCGCGCCGGAGGCGCGCTTGTAAACGGGCACGCCGGAGGCGCGCTTGTAAACGGGCACGCCGGAGGCGCGCTTGTAAACGGGCACGCCGGAGACGGGCTTGCAGGGCGGCAAGCAGCTCGTGTGCAGGCGCTTGCGGACAATTTGCGCGAAGATCGGTGCACAACCGTTGACGATCTGCGGAAAAATTGTCGGGACTTAACGAGTTCTAAGGGTTTCGCACGCTAAGGGGGATGCCAGACAAGAACTGGCGGAGAATGCCATGAGCATCCATTCCCCCGTCGCCCCCAGCCTGAGGCAGGGCTTCATGGGCGGCTATCTCGAGACGCTGGCGCTGGTGGAGCGGCTCCACCGCCTCCTGCTCGACGTCATCAAGGACGAGTTCGAGCGCGTCGGCGTGCTGGAGATCAACGCGGTGCAGGCGCTTCTGCTGTTCAACGTGGGCGACAACGAGGTGACCGCGGGCGAGCTCAAGACGCGGGGCTACTACCAGGGGTCGAACGTGAGCTACAACCTCAAGAAGCTGGTGGAACTGGGCTACATGCACCACCAGCGCTGCGAGATCGACCGGCGCTCGGTGCGCGTGCGCCTCACCGAACGGGGCCGCCACATCCGCAGTCTCGTGGCAGAGCTCTTCGAGCGCCACGCCGAGGGGCTGGAAACCAGCGGCGCGATCGACATGAACGGCCTCGAGGTGATCACGGCCGCGCTCCGCCGGATGGAACGCTACTGGGGCGACCAGATCCGCTACATCTACTAGGCAGGGCCGAACCCGCCGGGCAGAGGGCCGACCCTCGAAGAGAGGGCGGCCTTCGGCGTTTGCGGGAGAGAGGGCAGCAGATGGGGTCTCTTCGCTTCGGCGATGAGAGGCTGAAGGGCTCCCGATAGCCGCACCTTGCCGAGCGAAGCGAGGCCCGCGAGAGCCTGCCGCGCAGTGGCCGCCGAAGGGCGTGGCCCGAGCGAAGCGAGGCCAGCGAGAGCCTGCCGCGCAGTGGCCGCTGCAGGGCTTGGCCCGAGCGAAGCGAGGCCGCCGAGAGCCTGCCGCGCAGTGGCCGCCGAAGGGCTTGGCCCGAGCGAAGCGAGGCCGCCGGGAGCCTGCCGCACGGCGGCCCGCCGAAGGGCTTGGCCCGAGTGAAACGAGGCCGCCGAGAGCCTGCCGCGCGGCGGCCCGCCGAAGGGCTTGCCCCGAGCGAAGCGAGGCCTCCCGGAGCCGCCGCGTTGAGCCGCCACGACTTGTCCGGGGATGGATCAGGGCTTGGCGGCGAGGCGGGTGTCGGGGCCGGGTATCCCGGTCATCGGCGCCCCTTCGAGCTCCTTCAGCAACTTGCGGGCCATGGCCTCGGCAAAACCATCGAAGGTTTCGGCCGTCATCACGAAAGCGCCGGCTCCATGGATCACCTGCGCCTTGTAATAGGCCGAGAGTTCGGCGAGCGAGGGGTCGGCGTGATCGGCGGGCGCGCTGCCGATGGTGAGCCCGTTCACCACGATCCCGGCGAGCGCGGGCGTGGCGCGCACATCCTGCGGGCGCGGGCCGCTGTTGCTCTTGCCATCGCCGGAGAGGTCGATGGTGCGCTTGGGGCAGGCCGGCGCGCGGGCGATGAGCTGGGCGCCGTAGAGCATGGCGGCCCCGATCGCGGTGGTCTGTGGCGCGGGCTGGCGGGGTGTTTCGCGCAGCCGTCCCGCCACGCCCGCGAGCACCTCCGGCGAGGTGATCGCGATCCAGTCGATCAGCAGCCGCTGGAAGCTCTCGTCGGACCATTCGTAGACCGCGAGCACCACCGGGCGGTGGGTGCCGGTGAGCAGGGCGGAGGCGACCTCGGGGTCGGTCAGCGCCGCGGCGAGGCCGTCGAGCTGGAGGCGGTATTCGTCGAGGTCCACGGAGCCGGAGACATCGAGGCCCAGAGCGAGGGCCTGGCGGCAGCTGTCCTGGGCTCCGGCGGGGGCGGCGAGCAGGACGCAGGTGGCCAGCGAGGCGCCTGCCCCTCGCGCGCCCCGGAGTATCTTTTGCAAGAAAATGAGCAAGTTGTGGCGGCTCATCGCGCGGCGAGCCAGGCGCGGGCGGCTTCGGTGAGGCGGAAGTGGCCCTGCATCGGGTGGTCGAAGAGCATGTTCTCTGTGCGGGCGCCCGCACCGATGTTGTGGGTCACCAGCGGCGTGCCGTCGGGCGCGCTGCCCGAGGCGATGATGCCGATGTGGGGCAGGTTCGTGCCGGTTAGGCGGAAGCTGACGATGTCGCCGGGCGCGAAGGCGGCCGGGTCCGAGGTGAGCGGGAGGGCCGCGCCGGCGCGGGTGAAGAGGGTTTCGAGGTTGGGCACGCGGCGGTGGTCGATGTTGCGGTCGGGTGTCGCCAGGCCCCAGAGCGGCGGATAGGCGGAGAAGCGCGCCTTCATGTCGGCATTGGTGATGGCCTGCAGGTCGAGGCCCCAGGCATCGCGCAGGGCGCGGATCACCACATCTGTGCAGACGCCGCGCTCGCGGGGCAGGTCGCCGCCGG encodes:
- a CDS encoding DUF4123 domain-containing protein, encoding MSDNAPKDHLGSLLRRLQGRIFAVIDGAHFDDLPGRIRDVGLEALPLFTDEIDLPALGRGPHLVACPNLFAVEQVTDVCAGVPAVVWWDWPDQGVKTADNIFAHLRRLNLVEIPANRAEPIIGRRQVGAVDRSAGWETVLFRHGDPNVMSLLIPVLDEAQRGQLFGAALSVAMQPPGGEVTHTTNPSHNAPPGFGRLRLSAAQYDELAGHHGRGLRRRAINELAADMPGRTPEERAARVADAYDRAESFGCMTLDQIWEFIHLDKRWGARFEQAKGHEKVLEALRMADASAEERLWRAEMELGFAK
- a CDS encoding YjhX family toxin, translating into MNISKDEQRALHVLARGGVIRHERGAGGKVLDVTCFTHDGLVLEGCGLALFQRLRKRGFIESRGGAPYRISRRGRRAVRAQPDNAA
- a CDS encoding GNAT family N-acetyltransferase yields the protein MEIRDERPQEAGAIGALVTAAFAGKAYSDGTEAALLAGLRDSGALVLSLVAAEPGGLLGQVAASEVRLGGRSGWVGIGPVAVRPDRQREGIGSGLMRAALARLAAAGFDGAVLVGDPGYYGRFGFAPREGLTSPGLPTHHVMGLGFGVTAPRGEIRWHPAFDTGRG
- a CDS encoding pyridoxal phosphate-dependent aminotransferase; this encodes MAFLSDTLSRVKPSPTIAVSNLAAELKAAGKDVIGLGAGEPDFDTPDNIKQAGIKAITEGRTKYTAVDGIPELKAAICAKLKRDNGLDYTPAQVSVGTGGKQILYNALMATLNPGDEVVIPAPYWVSYPDMTLLAGGTPVIAPAGADTAFKLTPEALEAAITPKTKWLIFNSPSNPTGAGYTWDELKALTDVLLKHPHVWVMTDDMYEHLVYDGFEFCTPAQVEPRLYDRTLTVNGVSKAYAMTGWRIGYAAGPKELIAAMRKIQSQSTSNPCSVSQYAAVEALNGPQDFIAANNETFKRRRDLVVTMLNAAEGITCATPEGAFYVYPDVAGCIGKTTEGGKLISNDEDFCTALLEEKGVAAVFGAAFGLSPNFRVSYATSDENLKEACTRIQAFCAGLK
- a CDS encoding helix-turn-helix domain-containing protein, whose translation is MESETGGWFDAETATFGDRVAGAREAMGWSQKQLAERLGVKAKTVRQWENDSAEPRANKLQMLAGMLGVSMRWLLSGEGPGIEAPLPEGVVPATAPAELAGLLAEIRAVRGEMVLQAQRLERLEQRLAVALEATQ
- a CDS encoding succinate dehydrogenase assembly factor 2, whose product is MSEPREVRLKRLKIRAWRRGIKEMDLLLGGFADREMADLSAAELDAFEALMEEADQDLLRWVTGLEPAPEGHLPMLRRVAPEARL
- a CDS encoding MarR family winged helix-turn-helix transcriptional regulator — its product is MSIHSPVAPSLRQGFMGGYLETLALVERLHRLLLDVIKDEFERVGVLEINAVQALLLFNVGDNEVTAGELKTRGYYQGSNVSYNLKKLVELGYMHHQRCEIDRRSVRVRLTERGRHIRSLVAELFERHAEGLETSGAIDMNGLEVITAALRRMERYWGDQIRYIY
- a CDS encoding DUF1194 domain-containing protein, whose translation is MQKILRGARGAGASLATCVLLAAPAGAQDSCRQALALGLDVSGSVDLDEYRLQLDGLAAALTDPEVASALLTGTHRPVVLAVYEWSDESFQRLLIDWIAITSPEVLAGVAGRLRETPRQPAPQTTAIGAAMLYGAQLIARAPACPKRTIDLSGDGKSNSGPRPQDVRATPALAGIVVNGLTIGSAPADHADPSLAELSAYYKAQVIHGAGAFVMTAETFDGFAEAMARKLLKELEGAPMTGIPGPDTRLAAKP
- a CDS encoding DUF1287 domain-containing protein — encoded protein: MMRLAALLLAFATPAQAAPGDDLAAAAQAQVGVTTLYDPAYVGLAFPGGDLPRERGVCTDVVIRALRDAWGLDLQAITNADMKARFSAYPPLWGLATPDRNIDHRRVPNLETLFTRAGAALPLTSDPAAFAPGDIVSFRLTGTNLPHIGIIASGSAPDGTPLVTHNIGAGARTENMLFDHPMQGHFRLTEAARAWLAAR